A stretch of Brassica napus cultivar Da-Ae chromosome C6, Da-Ae, whole genome shotgun sequence DNA encodes these proteins:
- the LOC111206692 gene encoding non-specific lipid transfer protein GPI-anchored 23, with protein MKQLLVLSNVLLLLSTCDAAAFMSPSESPVSSPSEPSNNDCSTVVYGMFDCLSFLTVGSTDLSPTKTCCEGVKIVLEYNSSCLCVALESSRAMGFDLINNRALAMPSTCNIPIDPHCVSPSKPPTTTPSSGSSPSISTTSPSVPSPACSHSSAAKPGSSPTIIQSPPTLAAPSPAMFAPSPSKSGMENMSVSKLFLIVMMISSFVYLLA; from the exons atgaagcaaTTACTTGTTCTATCTAATGTATTACTACTTCTATCCACATGCGATGCCGCTGCATTCATGTCGCCGTCAGAGTCACCTGTGTCCTCTCCATCTGAACCATCAAACAATGATTGTTCCACAGTAGTTTACGGCATGTTTGATTGTCTTTCCTTTTTGACAGTTGGATCAACTGATCTTAGTCCTACTAAAACATGCTGCGAAGGGGTTAAAATTGTTCTTGAATATAACTCTAGCTGTCTATGCGTTGCGTTGGAGAGTAGTCGTGCAATGGGGTTTGATTTGATTAACAATAGAGCTCTTGCAATGCCTTCTACTTGTAACATCCCCATCGATCCTCATTGTG TATCTCCTTCGAAACCACCGACAACTACACCATCTTCCGGTTCATCCCCCTCAATATCCACAACATCACCGTCTGTTCCTTCACCTGCATGTAGCCATTCATCTGCCGCTAAACCCGGTTCATCACCAACAATTATACAATCACCACCGACACTTGCTGCTCCGTCACCTGCTATGTTTGCTCCTTCGCCATCTAAATCTGGAATGGAAAATATGTCCGTATCAAAACTCTTCCTAATCGTCATGAtgatttcttcttttgtttatcttttagCGTAG